Below is a genomic region from Lutra lutra chromosome 18, mLutLut1.2, whole genome shotgun sequence.
gctACTTTGGGCGGAAGGACCAGGAGGGCTGTCTTGTTAATAGGACTGCATATGACTTGTATTATCTAGAAGGAGAAACAGCCCTGTATGAGAGTGTGGCACGGCAAGCCACTGTGGAACCCAGCTTTAACCTTGAACTTCTGTGTGACCTTAAGGagctccctttccctttctgggcctcagtggcTTCGTATCTGTGACAGACTGGTTTCTTGGTGTGGAGAGGAGCATGGCAAGAGAGAGACTCACACTAACGATTTTTTCTGTTCTCAGATAAGTTAACTGAGAGCCAGCTAGGGAAATCAGTGTGGGTAAGAAGGTTACCCAGAGGCAGAGCCAGCATTAGAACCCCATGCATGCTGGGTCCCAGACCAGCCTGCGCTCACCACATACAATAAGGCAGCAAGGCCTGCCCAACCAGAGAGAACCCTCTGCCTTGGCACTCTCACATGACCGTGGCCTACACGCCATCACACCCGGCTCCGAGCCAGGTATCGGAGGGTGCGTTTATGGTTTACTTTTCTGCTCTTCAGCAGAAACCTTTCATTATCTTTTCCACAGAGTGGAAAAACCGTTTTGGCCAACTTCCTGACAGAATCTTCTGACATCACTGAATACAACCCAACCCAAGGAGTGAGGTGAGCCCCGACAAATCTTTCCCGGAGAGGCCCACCGCCCCCCTTTTGGTGCCAGTGGCATTCCCCAAGTATACGCTTCCAAAAGTGGAGATGCaactattgtttttgtttctaggaTCCTGGAATTTGAGAACCCACACGTGGCCAGCAACGCCAAAGGCACGGGGTGTGAATTTGAGCTGTGGGATTGTGGCGGTGATCCAAAGTACGTTTCCTTTAAAAGGGGTTGGCTTCGTCAAATGATTCAAGACTCAGCTGCCCGCCAAGCACCTTGGACTCTGGCCCAGCACACTTCCTAGCATGTATTAGGGGCATGATCAATTATTTGGTGACATGCACGGCTCTTGAAACCTGAACGATTGGGTTATGACACCATGACAGGTCATCCATCAGTTAACCctaagacattatttttaaaggcctCAGCTAGAAACCAGAACCGCCTGACATTCACCgtgccccctcctctgccttaCAGGTTTGAGTCCTGCTGGCCAGCCCTGATGAAGGACTCGCACGGGGTGGTGATCGTCTTCAACGCCGACCTCCCCAGCCACCTAAAGGAAATCGAGATGTGGTATTCCTGCTTCGTCCAGCAGCAGCTCCTTCAAGACACCCAGTGTCTGTTGATTGCGCACCACAAACCAGGCTCCGGAAGCGATAAAGGAAGCCCGTCTCTGTGTGAGGACActgccctttctcctttctgctcttGAGTGCTCTGGTCAATTTTATATTGTCCCTGTGTCTTTGAACCCAGCAGCTCTGTGCAATTATTGAGTGCCACCTGTGtccttgttctttgttcttcTGACCACGTAAATTGGAATCTCCAGGTTGGAAGATCTGTCCTAGcagccaggccaggccagagATACTTTAAAAACAGGGagacactggggcgcctgggtggctcagtgggttaagccgctgccttcggctcaggtcatgatcccaggtcctgggttcgagccccacatcgggctttctgctcggcagggagcctgcttcctcctctctctctgcctgcctctctgcttacttgtgatttctctctgtcaaataaataaataaaatcttaaaaaaaaaaaacaaaaaaaaacacagggagacacccaagaaggaaaaaaaaaaaatctggttttagCCGCTCATCAGTACAATGAGGGACATTCTTTCCTGACTGGTCTTGTCTCGGGAAGAACTCCCAGTTAGCATGTGACACACACCAAGACAGAGTGATGAAGTGCTCATGGAAGACCACTCACAATACTCCgaaatctcttcctttctggtgtaAGAAGAGGACGGGGAAGTGGCTTGTAGTGTTGTTATCCCATCACCAGGTGGCAGTGTGGTGGCACTCtttattgggcacctactgtATGCCGAACACGATGCTGAGCTCACCTGCCCTGGCCTGTGGTGAAACGTTTCTTCCTCTGTTAAATCATGGCAGGCAAGACACCTTTATGTTTGGCCTCTAGAAAGTTAAGCAAATTGGCTTCAATAAGACTCAGCTCACTGGGAGCCAGAAAGGGGCCCTCCTTAAAGGTTCATGcctaattacatttattttccttttaaagcgCCCCCCTTGAACAAGCTGAAGCTGGTGCACTCGAATCTGGAGGATGACCCTGAAGAGATCAGGTCGGAGTTCCTAAAGTACTTAAAAAGCGTCGTCAATTCAGTGTCTGAAAGCAGAGACCGGGAGGAAATGTCAATTATCACCTAAGCACCCTTTATCGGAACTCTTCCGCATGGCACGTAAGGTTAGCTTGCTCCCCAGAGCAGCTCTGGCATTTTACCCAGCTACCGATGTGTCCTTCTCCGAGTGGCTGTGGAAGACATTTCCCTTATCTACTCTCAGGGTCCACTCAGCCAGGGAGTGGACTCACACCATTCATTCCCTGTCCTTGGTATTGCCATTCTGAGTCCTTTACCCCAAACCTCTCCAAGAGCTGGAAAactgagttgtttttctttcctcttcatatACGTCAAGTGACAAAAATTGTGGAATTGTAACCGTCAGAACCAAATGATAGGCAGTAGTTTAATCCCTGTGTATTGGTTTGAAGGTGATTTTCACTGCTTAGTTCATTCAGCAAAGACTGACGTGTCATGCTGCACTGTTGTAGCTGTTGACAATAAACAGCAGgagcaaaacagaaagaaatcccTACCCTCGTGGGGCTGCCATTCTGTTCCTCTAAATTACAGGGAGGTAGGGTGCAACACTCTGGTCCTACACCTTCGATATGGGGGAGATGATGGATTCTTCCATTTTCTGTAATTGGCCTAAATCTCATGTTCTGCTCCTCCTAGATAAGGAGGGGGCCTAGACCACATTTGATGCCAAATGAGGGTGCCATTGATCCTCCTTCATGGGTGCTGCTTTGCAAATTTGCCCGCTAACTCAAACTGATCTGTAACCCCCAGATCAATACAGCGCTTTCTGTGATTCAGAGCGGCCCCAAATTGGGATCATCGGTCACACATGTTTCCAGCTGAGGCTGAAACATTGTGCTTTCTTGTTTTCAGCCTCATAAACAAGTGTCCTTGTCACAGCCTATTGGGTGCCACATTGTCACATTTCTGTGCGTTTCCTTGAGTggtttcactgtttaaaatgacCCCCAAAGGTGGCACGGAAGAGTTGGCTAATGTTGCAAAGTGCAAGAAAGCTGGGATGTGTCTTATCTAAACCGGTGCTTTCCATAAGCCTCATTCCAGCCTGAGTTCTTTGCTGTTGGCTGCGAGTTCAATGTCGATGAAATCAACAATGTATATCGAATAAGATGTCTTTAAACAGAAGCGTCCATAAAACAAGGTTACATATTGATGGTAGATGAAATGTGATCAGAGGCACACAGGCACGTGACCCTGCATTTCCCCAGAAGCATCCCTCATCCAGTGTATCCCTCATCCAGTGCATGAGGCAAATTTACAGAATATAAGGACCATGAATAGTGAGActcaacttgtttttctttttcttttttttttttttaaatattttatttatttatttgtcagagagagggagagagagcgagcacaggcagacagaatggcaggcagaggcagagggagaagcaggctccctgccgagcaaggagcccgatgtgggactcgatcccaggacgctgggatcatgacctgagccgaaggcagctgctcaaccaactgagccacccaggcgtccctcaacttGTTTTTCTATCTCCTACAATTTGAAAGTGTCCATGTTAGTTCAGTCTCTaggataaatattttatcaattcaAGGTTGCCGTCTACTTCTGCCTTTTCCCCAAGGTGTCAGGGTGTCTGGACAGGGTTTTGCTACTGTTGGGGCAGCTGTACCAAGGGCAGGTCCTCTGGTTCCCTTCCTGACCTCTGTCAGGATGTCACTGGCCACCCTGCTGGCCATGTCATGTCAAGGCCAGGACTGGTACGGCCAATAGCATGGGTTTTCCCCACAGAACTAGGAGTCCCAGGCTGACTCTGCCACATCCTGGCTGGGCCTGGCCCTGCACATCTCTGAGAACCAGCTGTGCCCTCCATACATCCCACATCTCCGTGGGTCTCTGTGGCAGGATCACTGCACTCCTTGCCACAGCTGGCCTGTCTGGCGCATCCTCAACTCTCAGCTTCCTGGGAGAAAAACAGGATTTTCAGGGGAATCGAGAATATGGCAGGTGAATATTCTCAAATATTATCCAGTTACAGTAGTAAGAGATGTAGCATTCTCATTATAAACCTGCAAGGAGGTTTACTTGATCACTTAggataactttttaatttaacaatCCTGTTATACCTTTTACACTTGGTGTAAACtatgcataatataaaatttgccattaTAACCATTTATAAGAGTATAGTTCTGTGGCATTCCATGCATTTGCGGTGTTGTGCACCCATCACCATTTTCtatctccagaacatttttgtcatcccaaactgaaatgcTGTACCCTTTAAACACTAACTCCCTataccccctcccccagactcctggcacccaccattccactttttgtctctctgaatttgactattctagggaCTTCATAAAAGTAGAATCATAACAGTGTTTTAAGTTTTGTGACTGGTGTATTTCGCTGAGTagaatgtcctcaagtttcatctgtgttgtagcaggtgtcagaatgcCTTTCCTTTTtagagctgaataatattccattgtatggacagattgcatcttgtttatccattcatctgttggtgatTGTAAATAATTTACTAGAACATTAATGTCCCATTGACTGAGGatgtctttttttccaaagatttcatttttgagtaATCAccacacctaacatggggctcgaactcacaactcttgagatcaagaatcacaccctccaccgactgagccagccagacacccccaaCCTAGAATATTTTTGAAGAAGATTGAAGCATTGAACttctccaagattttatttttatttaaatatctttgatATCTGGACATCATTATCAGCTTAGAAGGTAgaatatacataacatttttttttaaagattttatttatttatttgacagagagaaatcacaagtaggcagagaggcaggcagagagagaggaggaagcaggctccctgctgagcagaaagcccgatgtggggctcgaacccaggacctgggatcatgacctgagccgaaggcagcggcttaacccactgagccacccaggcgcccctacataacattttctaaaaagttttttatGATCTCAGGGGAACTTTCCTttagataatacatgtaaaaaaaaaaatgttatatcaTCTTAACACCTAATTtgtaaaaaccatcaaaagtgttaatgctcaaggggcacctgggtggctcagtgggttaagccgctgccttcggctcaggtcatgatctcagtgtcctgggattgagccccgcatcgcatcgggctctctgcttagcagggagcctgcttcctcctctctctctgcctgcctctctgcctgcttgtgatctctctctgtcaaataaataaataaaatctttaaaaaaaaaaagtgttaatgcTCAGAATAAGCAAAGATAGTGAGTTTATAGCTTGTCGTACAAGTGAGTTTGCTTTAATCTTAGGaatttgttcataatttttgtatttggattcctttttttttttttttttttaagctctaggcccaacatggggcttgaactcatgactctgcaatcaagagctgcatgctctactgactgagccagccaggcgcccctatttttggaaatttttttttaacatagccAATCTGAAAACATATTACGTAGGTCTTTTCCAGTGCGAGTGAGAGAAAAGTAGAGAAGCTTAAGAGAGATGAATCAGTGGTGTGGGTACTCTTCACGTCGACAACAAGGAGGCTGAAATGGAGCTGTGTGGGCTGTTTGCCAGAGAGAGTGGTATTTGCTCATGAGGCCAATGTCCTGGTGAATTTAGACTGAACTACATTCACCTCTTAGCCAACTGCCTGGTTACCTGCGAGCACATTTTAAGTCCAAGTTAATTTCCTTCTGACCTGCTCTCGATGGGAACACGTGTAAGGAACACAGGATAGCCTCAAGGCCAACCGTAGTAAATCATCTTTACACACTAGTGGCAGTAATAATAACTGGTCTGCAGAATACGGCTCCAGAACAAAAAGCAATTGTTTTTATCTGATTATTGATGAGAAGCCAAGAGTTGAACAGAAAAATTAACCCCAGCAGCGTGCATTTACGGGGGGGCAGAGTGCAACCCGTGTAAGTCCTCgaatagagagaaagagttgCATTTGAATAGGCCGCGTGTGCCCGAGTTCTAAGGGGACAGTCCATGAAGAAGTCCGTCTTCCCCATCCCAGAAACCTGTTTCCTCTCAAGAAGCCActtaccagggtgcctgggtggctcagtgggttaagtgtctgactcttgatatcagctcaggtcttgatctcaggctgtgagttcaagccctgtggcTAGGTTCCACGGTAGGCATggaactacttaaaaaaaaaaaaaaagaaagaaaaaaagccacttaCCTTCCATTTTCTACTAGATACAGTCTGTGCACATACAAATGTGTTGTGTGAAAGGAAATGATAGCAGACTTCACATTTTCCTACaacttgtttttttcacttttcttatctTAGGATTGTGAGCAGATACATAGAGAGCTGCTTTATTCTTGTTCGTAGCTGCAAAATAGTCCACCTAACCATTTATGTCACGATTTTATACTAGATAATTTTAATAACCATTTATGTTGAAATAGTATCTTTTTACTGatggacatttttaacaatactGAAATACATGATTTGGGTCATAACTATGCTTGAATGTGAAATTTTAGGAAGGTGCTTTCAACCATCAGCCCTTACGAGGGAAAGGAAAGATTGCTGGTCTTGGCATCCTAGGTCtgatttctcatttcttatttatttatttatttatttatttatttatttatttatttacagatcacaaggaggcagagaagcaggcagagagtggggggaggggaagcaggctccctgctgagcaaggagccataatgtggggcttgatctcagagccctgggatcatgacctgagccgaaggcagaggctttcacccactgagccacccaggcgcccctgatttctcatttcataacattttcttacTGCACAATGGGATTTTTGCCATGCGTATGCTAGCGTATGGGGAGATTACTTTCTTTGTATCGCAGATGGGACAATGCGCGCGAGAGCCGCAGAAGCATGGAGGAGTCTGGTCACGGGAAACTCGGGAGTTCAGCATGACTCCAGTGACTGTGTGTGCAGCAGGTTTGGGACTGGTTGagatggcggggggtggggtgatggCGGGGAGGCAGTGGGAGTGGGTGTCTCTGAGTGGTGGGAGATTTAGGGGATGGTGGGGAGAAGATGAGCAGCCAGATGGTAAAGGGCCTCTCAGACCAGACCAAGGAGTTAGGGTCTGAGGTGCCCCGGAAGAGTCATCCCTCCAGATGAATGCAGTCAGCTCTCCACTTGAGAAATAAACCCTAATGGCAGTGTGAGAGCTGGATGGGAAGGACACGTGTAGAGGTGACTGCTGTCATTCCTTGGTTTGCGCCTGCATtgtcccaatcttttttttttttttaagattttatttatttatttgactgacagagatcacaagtaggcagagaggcaggcagagagggagggggaagcaggctcgccactgaggagagagcctgatgcggggctcgatcccaggaccctgagatcatgacctgagctgaaggcagaggctttaacccactgagccacccaggcgcccccgccccaGTCTTTAAGGCCAGCATCCTTAGATCTTTCTCTGCTCCATCTTCACATTGTTTATCTGACTCAAACCTCCCTCTGACACTCGGCGATAAGGACACCTATAATTGCTGGACAATCTCCCCATCTAAAGGTacttaacttaatcatatctgcaaagacccctttTTTCCAACCAATGAAACAACACTCACACTTTCCAGGGATTTGGGTCCTGAGATCTTTGGGGGCCGTCATTCAGCCTCAGTGCACCTAAGGGACTAATGGAAGAGGAGCAGgctcagggggagggggagtatgGAGAGATGACAAATGACTAGTCCAAGGCGACCCATCAAGTTAGGACAGGGACCAAACTGGCCCCCAGGCCCCTGTTCTTTCCCCTGTCCTGTGGTAACTGGGCAGGCAGATGAGTCCACAGATGAACATGGCCCAGAATGTCACCCCTCAGACTGAACCCTAGTAAAGCAATAAGGACAGCGACAGCAGCAAGGCAAACAGCAACTCTTGAAGCCGAGCCACCCAGAAAATGGTTTGCACATATGTTGCAGATAGAACTAGCATCATATTATCCTACTTCCTGAAACCAATCAAGTCAGAGGGTAGTACTGAACTTTTGAGGAAAACCATGAGTTAGTCATTTAACATCACAACTCGAACGTCCACATCTCCTGATTGCTCAGGGAAGCTCCTGGAGATCATTACACTTTTCGTGGAACATCAGAAGACCCAAACACTGCAAGATAGCTAAATTGTTAGAACAAGAACAGAGGTTTGCTGGTAACTGAAAACCtataagagtttttaaaaataccaattaagggtcgcctgggtggctcagtgggttaagcctctgtcttcagctcaggtcatgatctcagggtcctgggatggagcaccgcttcctccccgcccccccacccctacctgcccttctgcttgcttgtgtgctctctcaccagtgctcttgcgctctctctctctctctctctgtcaaataaataaataaactttaaaaataccaattaaaaAAGTAACTGCACAACTCAAGGAAATCACT
It encodes:
- the IFT22 gene encoding intraflagellar transport protein 22 homolog isoform X2, with the protein product MKDSHGVVIVFNADLPSHLKEIEMWYSCFVQQQLLQDTQCLLIAHHKPGSGSDKGSPSLSPPLNKLKLVHSNLEDDPEEIRSEFLKYLKSVVNSVSESRDREEMSIIT
- the IFT22 gene encoding intraflagellar transport protein 22 homolog isoform X1, which encodes MLKAKILFVGPCESGKTVLANFLTESSDITEYNPTQGVRILEFENPHVASNAKGTGCEFELWDCGGDPKFESCWPALMKDSHGVVIVFNADLPSHLKEIEMWYSCFVQQQLLQDTQCLLIAHHKPGSGSDKGSPSLSPPLNKLKLVHSNLEDDPEEIRSEFLKYLKSVVNSVSESRDREEMSIIT